The Streptomyces sp. SS1-1 genome has a segment encoding these proteins:
- a CDS encoding SpoIIE family protein phosphatase, with the protein MSPDHPVDEASTARAVIDADGLLVEWNAGAERLLGHSATDVVGRPAADLLAGPGADGAVPPDGDRWDGVVTLRRRDGGTLPVWVLVHRVPHPGQGPARWLVVTPLDPEGTRAHDDPLDDVSLLDSPCAIAIYDERLRVRSINKVMAEVLGLPAENVRGLRIVEMTGMAHGHDLEGRLRQVLTTGRGTAVRTYVPVGGDRTLSWLARMAPIRDGLGRVRGVSVAAHDFTEQYQAQERLQLVNEASVRIGTTLDVTTTAQELADICVPALADFVSVDLLDPAEHGDPPVGRPVAPIGLRRTAHRIIDADGSAGVVVKPGRLDVYPATSPQADALLAGHTIVASAATGDLDQWLSWDPQRADRIKEYSIHTAMSVPIQARGTTLGVAVLSRFANPHPFTPDDVLLAEEVTARAAVCIDNARRYSRERETALALQRSLLPRTLPRTAALEAASRYLPAARSGVGGDWFDVIPLSGMRVAMVVGDVVGHGIQASATMGRLRTAVRTLADIDLAPDELLTHLDDLVVRLSEEVGTDGVFGEVGATCLYAVYDPVSRRCTLARAGHPPPVMVAPGEGPVEIDLPAGPPLGLGGLPFESAEFELREGTVLALYTDGLIESRERDIDASHALLCESLAAASGSLDETCDRVLDSLLPAGGAADDVALLLARTQGLPSSAVATWDIPADPALVAPIRKQVVEQIGRWGLSEATFTAELVVSELVTNAIRYGMHPIRLRLIHDATTLICEVSDTSHTAPHLRRAKTYDEGGRGLLLVAQLTQRWGSRHTAEGKTIWAEIGLLGEE; encoded by the coding sequence ATGAGCCCGGATCACCCGGTCGACGAGGCCTCGACGGCCCGGGCCGTCATCGACGCCGACGGCCTGCTCGTCGAGTGGAACGCCGGGGCGGAACGCCTCCTGGGCCACTCGGCGACCGACGTCGTGGGCCGCCCGGCGGCGGACCTGCTGGCCGGCCCGGGCGCGGACGGGGCCGTCCCCCCGGACGGCGACCGCTGGGACGGCGTCGTCACGCTGCGCCGCCGCGACGGCGGCACGCTCCCCGTGTGGGTGCTCGTCCACCGGGTGCCGCATCCGGGGCAGGGCCCCGCCCGGTGGCTGGTCGTCACACCGCTGGACCCGGAGGGCACCCGCGCGCACGACGATCCGCTGGACGACGTCTCCCTCCTCGACTCCCCGTGCGCCATCGCGATCTACGACGAGCGGCTGCGGGTGCGCAGCATCAACAAGGTGATGGCTGAGGTGCTGGGCCTGCCCGCGGAGAACGTGCGCGGTCTGCGCATCGTCGAGATGACCGGCATGGCGCACGGCCACGACCTGGAGGGCCGGCTGCGCCAGGTGCTCACCACGGGCCGCGGCACGGCCGTACGGACGTATGTGCCGGTCGGCGGTGACCGCACGCTGAGCTGGCTGGCCCGGATGGCCCCGATCCGGGACGGCCTGGGCCGGGTGCGGGGCGTGTCGGTCGCCGCGCACGACTTCACCGAGCAGTACCAGGCGCAGGAGCGCCTCCAGCTGGTGAACGAGGCCAGCGTGCGCATCGGCACCACCCTCGACGTGACGACCACGGCCCAGGAGCTGGCGGACATCTGTGTGCCCGCGCTCGCCGACTTCGTCAGCGTCGATCTGCTGGATCCGGCCGAGCACGGCGATCCGCCCGTGGGCCGGCCGGTGGCGCCGATCGGGCTGCGGCGCACCGCGCACCGGATCATCGACGCGGACGGCAGCGCCGGGGTCGTCGTCAAGCCGGGTCGGCTGGACGTGTACCCGGCCACGTCCCCGCAGGCCGACGCGCTGCTGGCCGGCCACACCATCGTCGCCTCGGCCGCGACCGGCGACCTCGACCAGTGGCTGTCGTGGGACCCGCAGCGCGCCGACCGGATCAAGGAGTACAGCATCCACACCGCGATGTCCGTGCCCATCCAGGCCCGCGGCACGACCCTGGGCGTCGCGGTGCTGTCGCGGTTCGCGAACCCTCATCCGTTCACCCCGGACGACGTGCTGCTGGCGGAGGAGGTCACCGCGCGCGCCGCCGTCTGCATCGACAACGCCCGCCGCTACTCCCGGGAGCGCGAGACCGCGCTGGCCCTGCAGCGCAGCCTGCTGCCGCGCACCCTGCCGCGCACCGCCGCGCTGGAGGCGGCCTCCCGTTACCTTCCGGCGGCGCGCTCCGGGGTGGGCGGCGACTGGTTCGACGTGATCCCGCTGTCCGGGATGCGGGTGGCGATGGTCGTCGGCGACGTCGTGGGGCACGGCATCCAGGCGTCGGCGACGATGGGCCGGCTGCGCACGGCGGTGCGCACCCTCGCCGACATCGACCTCGCTCCCGACGAGCTCCTCACCCACCTCGACGACCTCGTCGTGCGCCTGTCGGAGGAAGTCGGCACGGACGGTGTGTTCGGCGAGGTCGGCGCCACCTGCCTGTACGCGGTGTACGACCCGGTCTCCCGGCGCTGCACGCTGGCCCGTGCCGGGCATCCACCGCCGGTGATGGTGGCGCCGGGCGAGGGGCCCGTGGAGATCGACCTGCCGGCCGGGCCCCCGCTGGGCCTGGGCGGACTGCCGTTCGAGTCGGCGGAGTTCGAGCTGCGCGAGGGCACCGTCCTCGCGCTGTACACCGACGGGCTGATCGAGTCGCGGGAGCGGGACATCGACGCCAGCCACGCGCTGCTGTGCGAGTCGCTCGCGGCGGCGTCCGGCTCCCTCGACGAGACCTGTGACAGGGTGCTGGACTCGCTGCTCCCGGCGGGCGGTGCCGCCGACGACGTGGCCCTGCTGCTGGCCCGCACCCAGGGGCTGCCGTCCTCCGCGGTGGCGACCTGGGACATCCCGGCGGACCCGGCGCTGGTGGCGCCGATCCGCAAGCAGGTCGTGGAGCAGATCGGCCGGTGGGGCCTGTCCGAGGCCACGTTCACCGCCGAACTGGTGGTGAGCGAACTGGTCACCAACGCCATCCGCTACGGCATGCACCCGATACGGCTCCGGCTCATCCACGACGCCACGACCCTGATCTGCGAGGTGTCCGACACCAGCCACACCGCCCCGCACCTGCGCCGCGCGAAGACGTACGACGAGGGCGGCCGGGGGCTGCTGCTGGTCGCCCAGCTCACCCAGCGCTGGGGCAGCCGGCACACCGCCGAGGGCAAGACCATCTGGGCGGAGATCGGGTTGCTCGGCGAGGAGTGA
- a CDS encoding DUF4232 domain-containing protein gives MGRAPQSPFSVRGRRAALPVTAAALLCLLTACADGTGASGTPSAGEGATTAPGTAAGTGPATTTPATTPGTPDTESPVTQSGAAAPRCHTSELRARLGRPSPGAGQRNFPIVLTNRADRTCTVRGYPGAAFVDASGRQLGPDPRRSPDTPATVSLAPGASAWAGLTFASPEISGARTAEPKELLVTPPDERDPLRVAWTSGEVPVGGNESTVFLTILQPGTGD, from the coding sequence ATGGGACGCGCACCGCAATCCCCCTTCTCGGTCCGAGGCCGCCGGGCCGCCCTCCCGGTGACCGCCGCCGCGCTGCTGTGCCTGCTCACCGCCTGCGCGGACGGCACCGGCGCCTCGGGGACACCGTCCGCCGGCGAGGGGGCGACGACCGCACCGGGCACGGCCGCGGGCACGGGCCCCGCGACGACGACGCCCGCCACCACACCCGGCACCCCGGACACGGAGAGCCCGGTGACCCAGTCGGGCGCCGCCGCGCCCCGCTGCCACACCTCCGAGCTGCGGGCGCGCCTCGGCCGCCCGAGCCCCGGAGCGGGGCAGCGCAACTTCCCGATCGTGCTGACCAACCGCGCCGACCGCACCTGCACCGTGCGCGGCTACCCCGGCGCCGCCTTCGTGGACGCCTCCGGCCGGCAGCTCGGCCCCGACCCGCGCCGCTCCCCGGACACCCCGGCGACGGTCTCACTGGCGCCGGGTGCCAGCGCCTGGGCCGGGCTGACCTTCGCGAGCCCCGAGATCAGCGGGGCCCGCACGGCCGAACCGAAGGAACTGCTGGTGACACCACCGGACGAACGGGACCCGCTCCGGGTGGCCTGGACATCGGGCGAGGTACCGGTGGGCGGCAACGAGTCCACGGTCTTCCTCACGATCCTCCAGCCGGGCACGGGCGACTGA
- a CDS encoding RICIN domain-containing protein, with amino-acid sequence MPTPHPPRPPYPPPGGLPEESDEGLAARLRGRTDSEAAPSVALLMARHWEPVHAYAVICLAAPAGAASHMLTAAAFHQVLDRLALGEPAAALRPRLLVAVRDTVRHWSGDERITGTVPELGKPSGGRGMRTTKSLTPENRRLADRSFQALPGLARCLLWHTEVEAEPLNVPAGLLGLDPVTARAALEQARDKFREGCVHAHRELAPTKDCRFYNRLLDVPIRRGGALLPDVEAHLAQCRYCRNAAEQLSHFEGGLGVLIAESVLGWGARRYLETRPGRAPSRTRGGARHGAARRRLLARVPTQVRRVAGPPRPSRTLLTGVGVASAGLIALLLVAGLLTEDDGVDPAASATAGSPGTRLPPAVSSAPPGTAQAPAVPSRTRLRNAAAGLCLGVRGEPGPGAGTELAACSDDIGQTWSYDKDGRLRSAADPDLCLDSRADAGVVILGRCAPSGSGRAEDVRYDLTVRGEVLPRWDERLALAAAAPDPGADIVVKVRDRSDTQRWLTDPPTSATPDALSSAVVGPAGARGAGLGERGA; translated from the coding sequence GTGCCCACCCCCCACCCCCCTCGACCTCCCTATCCGCCACCGGGAGGTCTCCCCGAGGAGTCCGACGAAGGACTCGCCGCCCGGCTGCGGGGCCGGACCGACAGCGAGGCCGCGCCCTCCGTCGCCCTGCTCATGGCGCGGCACTGGGAGCCGGTCCACGCCTACGCGGTGATCTGTCTGGCGGCCCCCGCCGGCGCCGCCTCCCACATGCTCACCGCCGCCGCCTTCCATCAGGTGCTCGACCGTCTGGCGCTGGGCGAGCCCGCCGCCGCGCTGCGTCCCCGGCTGCTCGTGGCGGTCCGGGACACGGTCCGGCACTGGTCCGGGGACGAGCGGATAACGGGGACGGTGCCGGAACTGGGCAAACCCTCCGGCGGGCGCGGTATGCGGACCACGAAGTCCCTGACGCCGGAAAATCGACGGCTCGCCGACCGGTCATTCCAGGCGCTTCCGGGACTCGCCCGATGCCTGCTCTGGCACACGGAGGTGGAGGCGGAGCCGCTGAATGTCCCCGCCGGACTGCTCGGCCTCGATCCCGTTACCGCGAGGGCGGCACTCGAACAGGCGCGGGACAAATTCCGTGAAGGTTGTGTACATGCCCATCGGGAACTCGCGCCCACGAAGGATTGCCGGTTCTACAACCGCCTCCTCGACGTCCCCATTCGCCGGGGCGGCGCCCTGCTGCCGGATGTGGAGGCGCATCTGGCGCAGTGCCGTTACTGCCGGAACGCGGCCGAACAACTGAGCCATTTCGAGGGCGGGCTGGGTGTGCTCATCGCCGAGTCCGTCCTCGGCTGGGGGGCGCGCCGCTACCTCGAGACCCGTCCGGGCCGGGCCCCGTCGCGCACCCGTGGCGGCGCCCGGCACGGCGCGGCCCGCCGCCGGCTGCTGGCGCGCGTGCCCACACAGGTCCGCAGGGTGGCCGGCCCGCCCCGCCCCTCACGGACGCTGCTGACCGGGGTGGGGGTCGCCTCCGCCGGGCTGATCGCCCTGCTGCTCGTCGCCGGGTTGCTCACGGAGGACGACGGTGTCGATCCGGCCGCCTCGGCGACCGCCGGAAGCCCCGGCACCCGCCTCCCGCCCGCCGTGTCCTCCGCGCCGCCCGGCACCGCCCAGGCACCGGCCGTGCCGTCGCGCACCCGGCTGCGGAACGCCGCCGCCGGCCTGTGCCTCGGCGTCCGGGGCGAACCGGGCCCCGGCGCGGGCACCGAACTCGCCGCCTGCTCCGACGACATCGGCCAGACGTGGTCGTACGACAAGGACGGACGGCTGCGCAGCGCGGCCGACCCCGACCTGTGCCTGGACTCCCGCGCGGACGCCGGAGTGGTGATCCTCGGCAGATGCGCCCCCTCGGGGTCCGGGCGCGCCGAGGACGTGCGCTACGACCTCACGGTCCGGGGCGAGGTCCTGCCCCGCTGGGACGAACGCCTCGCCCTGGCGGCGGCCGCCCCCGACCCGGGAGCCGACATCGTCGTCAAGGTCCGCGACCGCTCCGACACCCAACGCTGGCTGACGGACCCCCCGACCTCCGCGACCCCGGACGCCCTGTCGAGCGCGGTGGTGGGCCCGGCGGGGGCGCGGGGCGCCGGGCTGGGGGAGCGGGGCGCGTAG
- a CDS encoding toxin Doc — MASVLHIDVPWLLQRHEEVLPDQPTVNDFSALVAAVARHRVDPPRLGVDSDPAWRAAALLHTLAVLKPLPSANARFACASAVAYMFVSGVGIDPPYGALVDLARDLMSGKTDVYGAADRLRSWQI, encoded by the coding sequence ATGGCATCCGTCCTTCACATCGACGTGCCCTGGCTGCTCCAGCGACATGAAGAGGTCCTGCCGGACCAGCCCACCGTCAACGACTTCTCCGCGCTGGTCGCCGCCGTCGCCCGGCACCGGGTGGACCCGCCCCGGCTCGGCGTCGACTCCGACCCGGCCTGGCGCGCCGCCGCGCTGCTGCACACCCTCGCCGTGCTCAAGCCGCTGCCCTCGGCCAACGCCCGCTTCGCCTGCGCCTCCGCCGTGGCCTACATGTTCGTCAGCGGCGTCGGCATCGACCCGCCCTACGGCGCTCTGGTCGACCTCGCCCGCGATCTGATGTCCGGCAAGACGGATGTGTACGGCGCGGCCGACCGCTTGCGATCCTGGCAGATCTGA
- a CDS encoding Ppx/GppA family phosphatase — protein sequence MRISVVDVGSKTVRLVVSDAQDGAPLPVHTEKWRLRLSEQVKPGDPIPGEAVERLVHAVAAASRTAEKWGAAAPLAFATAVVRSAPNRAEVLRAVRLRTGVRLCTLPGELEAELTFLAARRWMGWRSGPLALLDIGGGSLEVAFGRGRLPDFVASLPLGANRLTHEFLTAGDDLPDPRRLRDLRRSVRHRLRDVAARIRWERPRTAAATSRTFQQLGRLCGAPPGRHGPFVERRLTREDLREAVDRMSALSAAERVLLPGISAPRAEQSLAGAVIAHTAMKLTGLEAVTICPWAIREGIMLRHIEDGPGWWTEVTGHDEDPGAERPAPLRIAAAPATS from the coding sequence ATGCGTATCAGCGTCGTGGATGTGGGATCGAAGACGGTCCGGCTGGTGGTGTCCGACGCCCAGGACGGCGCGCCGCTGCCCGTGCACACCGAGAAGTGGCGGCTGCGGCTGTCCGAGCAGGTCAAACCGGGGGATCCGATCCCCGGGGAGGCGGTGGAGCGGCTCGTCCACGCCGTCGCCGCGGCGAGCCGCACCGCGGAGAAGTGGGGCGCGGCGGCGCCGCTGGCCTTCGCGACCGCGGTGGTGCGCTCCGCGCCCAACCGGGCGGAGGTGCTGCGCGCCGTGCGGCTGCGGACCGGGGTGCGGCTGTGCACGCTGCCCGGTGAGCTGGAGGCCGAGCTGACGTTCCTCGCGGCGCGGCGCTGGATGGGCTGGCGGTCGGGTCCGCTCGCCCTGCTGGACATCGGCGGCGGGTCGCTGGAGGTGGCGTTCGGCCGGGGCCGGCTGCCGGACTTCGTAGCCTCGCTGCCGCTGGGCGCGAACCGGCTGACCCATGAGTTCCTGACGGCCGGCGACGACCTTCCCGATCCGCGGCGGCTGCGGGACCTGCGCCGTTCGGTCCGCCACCGGCTGCGGGACGTCGCCGCCCGGATCCGGTGGGAGAGGCCGCGGACGGCCGCCGCCACCTCGCGCACGTTCCAGCAGCTGGGCCGGTTGTGCGGGGCGCCGCCCGGCCGGCACGGCCCGTTCGTCGAGCGGCGGCTGACGCGCGAGGACCTGCGGGAGGCGGTGGACCGGATGTCGGCGCTGAGCGCCGCCGAGCGGGTCCTGCTGCCGGGGATCTCCGCGCCGCGGGCCGAGCAGAGTCTGGCCGGCGCGGTGATCGCGCACACCGCGATGAAGCTGACCGGGCTGGAGGCGGTGACGATCTGCCCGTGGGCGATCCGCGAGGGGATCATGCTGCGTCACATCGAGGACGGCCCCGGCTGGTGGACGGAGGTCACCGGCCACGACGAGGACCCCGGGGCGGAGCGGCCCGCGCCGCTGCGCATCGCCGCCGCCCCGGCGACCAGCTGA
- a CDS encoding lactate 2-monooxygenase, with translation MGRHWADFQYEIYLNGMSGAVPRLPTDLTRLEELTEQRLGPGPVGYVAGSAGAGSTARANRAALDRRRIVPRMLRDVHERDLSVEVLGRALPAPVALAPIGVLSIMHPDAESAAARAAAAQGVPFILSSASSTPLERVAEAMGDAERWFQLYWPKDPEVARSFLGRAKTAGYTALVVTLDTPMLAWRPRDLDQAYLPFLHGVGTANYFSDPAFQAGLAKPVHEDPNAAVMHFVGMFSDPAKTWPDLAFLRENWDGPIVLKGVLHPDDARAAADAGMDGVIVSNHGGRQVAGSIGAADALPGVVEAVGDRLTVLFDSGVRTGDDIFKALALGARAVLVGRPYAYGLGLDGQAGVEHVIRCLLAELDLTLALSGHAGPGTVGPGDLVEATA, from the coding sequence ATGGGCAGGCACTGGGCCGACTTCCAGTACGAGATCTATCTGAACGGCATGTCGGGCGCCGTGCCCCGGCTCCCCACCGACCTGACCCGGCTGGAGGAGCTGACCGAACAGCGCCTCGGCCCCGGCCCCGTGGGCTATGTGGCGGGCAGCGCCGGCGCCGGCAGCACGGCCCGCGCCAACCGGGCGGCCCTGGACCGCCGCCGGATCGTCCCGCGCATGCTGCGGGACGTCCACGAACGGGACCTGTCCGTCGAGGTGCTGGGCCGCGCCCTGCCCGCCCCCGTCGCGCTGGCGCCGATCGGCGTGCTGTCGATCATGCACCCGGACGCCGAGAGCGCGGCCGCCCGCGCCGCCGCCGCGCAGGGCGTGCCGTTCATCCTGTCGTCCGCGTCCAGCACCCCGCTGGAGCGGGTGGCGGAGGCGATGGGCGACGCCGAGCGCTGGTTCCAGCTGTACTGGCCGAAGGACCCGGAGGTGGCGCGCAGCTTCCTGGGCCGGGCGAAGACCGCCGGGTACACCGCGCTCGTCGTCACCCTCGACACCCCGATGCTCGCCTGGCGGCCGCGCGATCTCGACCAGGCGTACCTGCCCTTCCTGCACGGCGTCGGCACCGCCAACTACTTCTCCGACCCCGCCTTCCAGGCCGGTCTGGCCAAGCCCGTCCACGAGGACCCGAACGCCGCCGTCATGCACTTCGTCGGCATGTTCTCCGATCCGGCGAAGACCTGGCCGGACCTCGCGTTCCTGCGGGAGAACTGGGACGGCCCCATCGTCCTCAAGGGCGTCCTGCACCCGGACGACGCCCGGGCCGCCGCCGACGCCGGGATGGACGGCGTGATCGTCTCCAACCACGGCGGACGCCAGGTGGCCGGCTCGATCGGCGCCGCGGACGCCCTGCCCGGTGTGGTGGAGGCGGTCGGTGACCGGCTGACGGTGCTGTTCGACAGCGGGGTGCGCACCGGGGACGACATCTTCAAGGCCCTCGCCCTCGGCGCACGGGCGGTCCTCGTCGGACGGCCGTACGCGTACGGGCTCGGACTCGACGGACAGGCGGGCGTCGAGCACGTCATCCGCTGCCTGCTCGCCGAACTCGACCTCACGCTCGCCCTGTCCGGGCACGCGGGCCCCGGCACCGTCGGCCCCGGCGACCTCGTGGAGGCGACCGCGTGA
- a CDS encoding protease inhibitor, protein MRNTARWAATLALTATAVCGPLTGSALAAPDAAPASLYAPSALVLTLAHGDTAALASPARAVTLSCAPTPSGTHPAPAAACAELRGLNGDFDALRATEGVMCTKQYDPVVVTVDGVWQGKRVSYERAFANDCVKGSFGTSLFAF, encoded by the coding sequence ATGCGGAACACCGCGCGCTGGGCAGCGACCCTCGCTCTGACGGCCACCGCCGTCTGCGGACCCCTCACCGGGTCCGCCCTGGCCGCCCCCGACGCCGCTCCCGCCTCGCTCTACGCCCCCTCGGCGCTGGTGCTGACCCTCGCTCACGGCGACACCGCCGCCCTCGCCTCCCCGGCACGCGCGGTGACCCTGAGCTGCGCCCCGACGCCCTCCGGCACCCATCCCGCCCCGGCGGCGGCCTGTGCCGAACTGCGGGGCCTGAACGGCGACTTCGACGCCCTGAGAGCGACCGAAGGGGTGATGTGCACCAAGCAGTACGACCCCGTCGTCGTCACCGTGGACGGGGTCTGGCAGGGCAAGCGCGTCTCCTATGAACGCGCGTTCGCCAACGACTGCGTGAAGGGCTCCTTCGGGACCAGCCTCTTCGCGTTCTGA
- a CDS encoding 2-hydroxyacid dehydrogenase, translated as MSAARHVLAVVPPHVGGRGVGAGLAALLPGDAHVTVVEAADEDPDALRRAQVVITALAPVTATHLAAAPELELVQCASHGFDYVDVTAARERGIRVCTIGSSGAEAQNVAEQTFALMLALAKQVVPGHLALAEGEWALPRLQGSLTELSGKTLGIVGLGQIGRQVARRAVAFDMTVVYAGRRRAAPEAEAEAGGARHVPLDELCRLSDYVSLHTPLTEETRHLLDARRLALLKPSAFVVNTARGALIDQNALADALEKGALAGAGLDVFDPEPPTPALRLLHAPNVVLSPHVGGVTRETMVRIALAAVRNVTDYLTDGTVRDAVDGSS; from the coding sequence GTGAGCGCCGCCCGGCACGTGCTGGCCGTCGTCCCGCCGCACGTCGGCGGCCGGGGCGTCGGCGCCGGACTGGCCGCGCTGCTGCCCGGCGACGCGCACGTCACCGTCGTCGAGGCGGCCGACGAGGACCCGGACGCGCTGCGCCGCGCCCAGGTCGTCATCACCGCCCTGGCCCCGGTCACCGCCACCCACCTCGCCGCGGCGCCGGAGCTGGAACTGGTGCAGTGCGCGAGCCACGGGTTCGACTACGTCGACGTGACGGCGGCCCGGGAGCGCGGCATCCGGGTGTGCACGATCGGCTCCAGCGGCGCCGAGGCGCAGAACGTGGCCGAGCAGACCTTCGCGCTGATGCTGGCGCTGGCCAAACAGGTGGTCCCCGGGCACCTCGCGCTCGCCGAGGGCGAGTGGGCGCTCCCCCGCCTCCAGGGCTCGCTCACCGAGCTGTCCGGCAAGACGCTCGGCATCGTGGGCCTCGGTCAGATCGGGCGTCAGGTCGCCCGGCGGGCCGTCGCGTTCGACATGACCGTCGTCTACGCCGGACGCCGGCGGGCGGCACCGGAAGCAGAGGCGGAGGCGGGCGGCGCCCGCCATGTGCCGCTCGACGAGCTGTGCCGGCTCTCCGACTACGTCTCCCTGCACACCCCGCTCACCGAGGAGACGCGGCACCTGCTGGACGCCCGGCGCCTCGCACTGCTCAAACCGTCGGCGTTCGTGGTCAACACGGCACGGGGCGCCCTGATCGACCAGAACGCCCTGGCGGACGCTCTGGAGAAGGGCGCCCTGGCCGGGGCGGGCCTGGACGTCTTCGACCCCGAACCCCCCACGCCCGCCCTGCGGTTGCTCCACGCCCCGAACGTCGTCCTCTCCCCGCACGTCGGCGGAGTCACCCGCGAGACGATGGTCCGCATCGCCCTGGCAGCGGTACGCAACGTGACGGACTACCTGACGGACGGCACGGTGCGGGACGCGGTGGACGGATCCTCCTGA